A window of the Pseudomonas fluorescens genome harbors these coding sequences:
- the flhF gene encoding flagellar biosynthesis protein FlhF: protein MQVKRFFAADMRQAMKLVRDELGADAAIIGNRRIAGGVELTAALDYKLSALAPRVPNMELEDELRKTQSRIVTAQAELSLRGEADGNTNRQLFAGLPLTAGLPLTAAEPLTEPTYEAPARPVPAPAPAAAGVDPRALDSMRFELNSLRELMEVQLGTLAWNQLQGSRPAQANLYRRLQRIGLSGPLSRDLLSMITEIDEPRQAWRMLLAHLARMISVPEVEPLEEGGVIAMVGPAGMGKTTTLAKLAARYVLKYGAQNIALVSMDSFRIGAQEQLKTLGRILNVSVTHVDPGQSLVQALDPLLRKRVVLIDTAGLQASDPALRMQLESLAGRGIRSKNYLVLATTSQKQVLTAAYHSYKRCGLAGCILTKLDETASLGEVLSLAISHELPVAYLTDGPRIPDDLHLPRRHQLVSRAVSVQMQEEPSEEAMADMFADIYHSPTKQVG, encoded by the coding sequence ATGCAAGTTAAGCGTTTTTTCGCCGCCGATATGCGTCAGGCCATGAAGCTGGTTCGTGATGAGCTGGGCGCTGATGCCGCCATCATTGGCAACCGCCGCATCGCCGGCGGCGTCGAGCTGACGGCGGCGCTCGATTACAAACTGTCGGCGCTGGCCCCGCGTGTTCCGAACATGGAGCTCGAGGATGAGCTGCGCAAGACCCAGTCGCGCATCGTCACTGCCCAGGCCGAACTGAGCCTGCGTGGCGAAGCCGACGGCAACACCAATCGCCAGCTGTTCGCCGGGCTGCCGTTGACGGCCGGCCTGCCGCTGACCGCTGCCGAGCCGCTGACCGAACCGACCTACGAAGCTCCGGCCCGTCCGGTACCGGCGCCTGCACCGGCTGCTGCGGGTGTTGACCCGCGTGCGCTGGACTCGATGCGTTTCGAACTCAACAGCCTGCGCGAACTGATGGAAGTGCAACTCGGCACCCTGGCGTGGAACCAGCTGCAAGGCAGCCGTCCGGCCCAGGCCAATCTGTACCGCCGTCTGCAACGCATCGGTTTGTCCGGCCCGCTGTCCCGTGATCTGCTGTCGATGATCACCGAGATCGACGAGCCTCGTCAGGCCTGGCGCATGCTGCTGGCGCACCTGGCGCGGATGATTTCCGTACCGGAAGTCGAGCCGCTGGAAGAGGGTGGGGTGATTGCCATGGTCGGTCCTGCCGGCATGGGCAAGACCACCACCCTGGCCAAACTGGCCGCCCGTTACGTGCTCAAGTACGGCGCGCAGAACATCGCGCTGGTGAGCATGGACAGTTTCCGCATCGGCGCGCAGGAGCAGCTCAAGACGCTGGGCCGCATCCTCAATGTGTCGGTGACCCACGTCGATCCGGGCCAGTCCCTGGTGCAGGCGCTGGATCCACTGTTGCGCAAACGCGTGGTGCTGATCGATACCGCCGGCCTGCAAGCCAGCGATCCGGCACTGCGCATGCAGCTGGAAAGTCTGGCCGGTCGTGGCATTCGGTCGAAAAATTATCTGGTGCTGGCAACCACCAGCCAGAAACAGGTTCTAACCGCCGCTTATCACAGTTACAAGCGTTGCGGGCTGGCCGGGTGCATCCTGACTAAACTGGATGAGACGGCCAGCCTTGGCGAAGTGCTGAGCCTGGCGATCAGTCACGAACTGCCGGTCGCCTACCTGACCGATGGGCCGCGTATTCCGGATGATCTGCATCTGCCGCGCCGTCATCAACTGGTCAGCCGCGCCGTCAGTGTGCAAATGCAGGAAGAACCCAGCGAAGAAGCCATGGCTGACATGTTCGCTGATATCTACCACAGTCCGACCAAGCAGGTTGGCTGA
- the fleN gene encoding flagellar synthesis regulator FleN translates to MGSMHPVQVIAVTGGKGGVGKTNVSVNLSLALAELGRRVMLLDADLGLANVDVLLGLTPKRTLADVIEGRCELRDVLLQGPGGIRIVPAASGTQSMVHLSPAQHAGLIQAFSDIGDNLDVLVIDTAAGIGDSVVSFVRAAQEVLLVVCDEPTSITDAYALIKLLNRDYGMNRFRVLANMAQSPQEGRNLFAKLTKVTDRFLDVALQYVGAVPYDESVRKAVQKQRAVYEAFPRSKCALAFKAIAQKVDTWPLPANPRGHLEFFVERLVQQTAGPVL, encoded by the coding sequence ATGGGCAGCATGCATCCCGTACAGGTGATCGCGGTGACCGGCGGCAAAGGTGGCGTCGGCAAGACTAATGTGTCAGTGAACTTGTCCCTGGCGCTGGCAGAGCTTGGCCGTCGGGTCATGCTGCTGGACGCTGACCTGGGGCTGGCGAACGTCGACGTTCTGCTGGGCCTCACACCCAAACGCACCCTGGCCGACGTGATCGAAGGCCGCTGCGAGCTGCGCGACGTGCTGTTGCAAGGCCCCGGCGGGATCCGCATCGTGCCGGCCGCTTCCGGCACCCAGAGCATGGTTCACCTGAGCCCGGCCCAGCATGCCGGCCTGATTCAGGCGTTCAGCGACATCGGCGACAACCTCGACGTGCTGGTGATCGACACCGCTGCGGGTATTGGTGACTCGGTAGTCAGTTTCGTGCGCGCAGCCCAGGAAGTGTTGCTGGTGGTCTGCGACGAGCCGACCTCGATCACCGACGCCTACGCGCTGATCAAACTGCTCAACCGCGATTACGGCATGAACCGCTTCCGCGTCCTGGCCAACATGGCCCAGAGCCCGCAGGAAGGTCGCAATCTGTTCGCCAAGTTGACCAAGGTCACGGATCGCTTCCTCGACGTCGCCCTACAATACGTCGGCGCGGTGCCCTACGACGAAAGCGTGCGCAAAGCGGTGCAGAAGCAGCGTGCGGTCTATGAAGCCTTCCCGCGTTCCAAGTGCGCACTGGCGTTCAAGGCGATCGCACAGAAGGTCGACACCTGGCCGCTGCCCGCCAACCCGCGCGGCCACCTCGAATTTTTCGTCGAGCGCCTCGTGCAGCAAACGGCAGGACCTGTGCTATGA
- the fliA gene encoding RNA polymerase sigma factor FliA yields the protein MTASGMNFYKKSARDAQYELIERYAPLVKRIAYHLLARLPASVQVEDLIQAGMIGLLEVSTKYDASKGASFETYAGIRIRGAMLDEVRKGDWAPRSVHRNTRMVSDAIRAIEAKTGRDAKDHEVAAELQLSLDDYYGILNDTLGSRLFSFDDLLQDGEHEGLHEDGASAHLEPSRDLEDERFQAALADAIANLPERERLVLALYYDEELNLKEIGEVLGVSESRVSQLHSQCAARLRGRLGEWRAR from the coding sequence ATGACCGCCAGCGGTATGAACTTTTACAAGAAGTCGGCGCGTGACGCGCAGTACGAGCTGATCGAGCGTTACGCGCCACTGGTCAAGCGCATCGCCTACCACTTGCTGGCGCGATTGCCGGCCAGTGTGCAGGTTGAAGACCTGATCCAGGCCGGGATGATCGGCCTGCTCGAAGTCTCGACCAAATACGACGCGAGCAAAGGCGCCAGTTTTGAAACATACGCGGGCATCCGGATCCGCGGTGCGATGCTCGATGAAGTCCGTAAGGGGGATTGGGCACCACGCTCGGTTCACCGCAATACCCGTATGGTCAGCGACGCAATTCGTGCAATTGAAGCTAAAACCGGCCGTGACGCTAAAGATCACGAAGTTGCGGCCGAACTCCAATTGAGTCTCGACGATTACTACGGGATTTTGAACGACACCCTGGGCAGCCGGCTGTTCAGTTTCGACGACCTGTTGCAGGACGGCGAACACGAAGGGCTGCACGAGGATGGCGCCAGTGCTCATCTGGAGCCGTCGCGCGATCTGGAAGACGAACGTTTCCAGGCCGCGCTGGCGGACGCGATTGCCAATTTGCCGGAGCGTGAGCGACTGGTGTTGGCGCTGTACTACGACGAAGAGCTGAACCTCAAGGAGATCGGTGAAGTCCTTGGCGTCAGTGAATCGCGGGTCAGCCAGTTACACAGCCAGTGCGCGGCCCGCTTGCGGGGGCGTTTGGGGGAGTGGCGAGCGCGCTGA
- a CDS encoding chemotaxis response regulator CheY, translating into MKILIVDDFSTMRRIIKNLLRDLGFTNTVEADDGTTAIPVLNSGSIDFLVTDWNMPGMTGIDLLRHVRADEKLKHLPVLMVTAEAKREQIIEAAQAGVNGYVVKPFTAQALKEKIEKIFERIG; encoded by the coding sequence ATGAAAATCCTCATCGTTGATGACTTCTCAACGATGCGGCGGATCATCAAGAACCTGTTGCGTGATCTCGGGTTCACCAACACCGTTGAAGCCGACGATGGCACCACCGCCATTCCGGTGCTCAACAGCGGCAGCATCGACTTTCTGGTGACCGACTGGAACATGCCCGGCATGACCGGTATCGACCTGCTGCGCCACGTGCGCGCCGATGAAAAACTCAAGCACCTGCCGGTGCTGATGGTGACCGCTGAAGCCAAGCGCGAGCAGATCATCGAAGCGGCCCAGGCCGGCGTGAACGGCTATGTGGTCAAACCTTTCACGGCCCAGGCGTTGAAAGAAAAAATCGAGAAGATTTTCGAACGCATCGGCTGA
- a CDS encoding protein phosphatase CheZ encodes MEHKESSQGDFESTLKKHAVELVESLEKGRFGDAVQLIHELNQTRDRGLYQEVGKLTRELHSAIVNFQIDPHMPQAEEVSQITDATERLGYVVKLTEAAANRTMDLVESATPVVNGLADEAQALSADWGRFMRREVGAEEFRELARRVDGFLARSSADNRAVSSNLNDILLAQDYQDLTGQVIKRVTQLVTEVESNLLKLVLMASQVDRFAGIEHDRAAMLAEKDPQKHLSQGEGPQIHADKREDVVSGQDDVDDLLSSLGF; translated from the coding sequence ATGGAGCATAAAGAATCTTCACAGGGCGACTTCGAGTCGACCCTGAAAAAACACGCGGTCGAACTGGTCGAAAGCCTTGAAAAGGGCAGGTTCGGCGACGCTGTGCAACTGATCCATGAGCTCAATCAGACCCGTGACCGTGGCCTGTACCAGGAAGTGGGCAAGCTCACGCGTGAACTGCACAGTGCGATCGTCAATTTCCAGATCGATCCGCACATGCCGCAGGCTGAGGAAGTGTCGCAAATCACCGACGCTACCGAGCGCCTGGGCTACGTGGTCAAACTGACCGAAGCTGCCGCCAACCGCACCATGGATCTGGTGGAAAGCGCGACCCCTGTGGTCAATGGCCTGGCTGACGAAGCCCAGGCCTTGAGCGCCGATTGGGGCCGCTTCATGCGCCGTGAGGTCGGGGCTGAAGAGTTCCGTGAACTGGCGCGCCGGGTCGACGGTTTTCTGGCACGCAGCAGCGCGGACAACCGCGCGGTGTCGAGCAATCTGAACGACATTCTGCTCGCCCAGGATTACCAGGACCTCACCGGTCAGGTGATCAAGCGCGTGACCCAATTGGTCACCGAAGTCGAAAGCAACCTGCTCAAGCTCGTGCTCATGGCCAGTCAGGTGGACCGCTTTGCGGGCATCGAACATGACCGTGCGGCGATGCTTGCTGAAAAAGATCCACAAAAACATCTCTCGCAGGGTGAAGGTCCGCAGATTCATGCCGATAAACGAGAAGACGTTGTGTCCGGTCAGGACGATGTGGACGATTTGCTATCCAGCCTTGGATTTTGA
- a CDS encoding chemotaxis protein CheA yields MSFGADEEILQDFLVEAGEILEQLSEQLVELESRPDDADLLNAIFRGFHTVKGGAGFLQLNELVECCHIAENVFDILRKGERRVDAELMDVVLEALDAVNSMFSEVRDRSPITAATPELLAALARLAEPQSADEAPVSPVAEMIEELVVENETGDSGDITDNEFEQLLDSLSAVKAEAEAPAAAAAPASVEAASDEITDAEFESLLDQLHGKGQFAADAVAPAAPAPAALVAGDSSDITDDEFEALLDQLHGKGNFAVDALESAIASVPATTAPAAAAAGSDLITDHEFESLLDDLHGKGKFTDVATGAVVTAGNASAVAAPAAKAPAAAAKPAAKAPEPKAEPAKPAAAAAPAPARAPATPPPEKPASEAETTVRVDTARLDEIMNMVGELVLVRNRLVRLGLNSGDESMQKAVSNLDVVTADLQTAVMKTRMQPIKKVFGRFPRLVRDLARQLKKEINLELVGEETDLDKNLVEALADPLVHLVRNAVDHGIESPEEREASGKARGGKVILAAEQEGDHILLSISDDGKGMDPNVLRAIAVKRGVMDKDAADRLSDTECYNLIFAPGFSTKTEISDVSGRGVGMDVVKTKISQLNGSINIYSTKGQGSKIVIKVPLTLAIMPTLMVMLGNQAFAFPLVNVNEIFHLDLSTTNVVDGQEVVIVRDKALPLFYLKRWLVSSAAHEEQREGHVVILSVGTQRIGFVVDQLVGQEEVVIKPLGKMLQGTPGMSGATITGDGRIALILDVPSMLKRYAARRI; encoded by the coding sequence ATGAGCTTCGGCGCCGATGAAGAGATCCTTCAGGATTTCCTGGTTGAGGCCGGCGAGATTCTTGAGCAACTGTCCGAACAACTGGTCGAGCTGGAAAGCCGCCCGGATGACGCAGATCTGCTCAACGCAATTTTTCGCGGTTTCCACACTGTAAAAGGGGGCGCCGGCTTCCTTCAGCTCAACGAGCTGGTGGAGTGCTGTCACATCGCCGAAAACGTGTTCGACATCCTGCGCAAGGGTGAACGACGCGTCGATGCAGAACTGATGGACGTGGTGCTCGAAGCGCTGGACGCGGTGAACAGCATGTTCAGCGAAGTCCGCGATCGCAGCCCGATCACCGCCGCCACCCCGGAACTGCTGGCCGCCCTGGCGCGTCTGGCCGAACCGCAATCGGCGGACGAAGCCCCGGTTTCGCCTGTTGCCGAGATGATCGAAGAGCTGGTCGTTGAAAACGAAACCGGCGATTCGGGCGACATCACCGATAACGAATTTGAACAGTTGCTGGACTCGCTGAGCGCCGTCAAGGCCGAAGCCGAAGCCCCGGCGGCTGCCGCTGCGCCTGCTTCCGTTGAAGCGGCCAGCGATGAAATCACCGACGCCGAGTTCGAGTCGCTGCTCGACCAGTTGCATGGCAAAGGCCAGTTCGCGGCCGACGCCGTAGCTCCGGCTGCTCCGGCACCTGCTGCTCTGGTGGCGGGCGACAGCTCGGACATCACCGACGACGAATTCGAAGCCTTGCTCGATCAGTTGCACGGCAAGGGCAACTTTGCCGTTGATGCGCTGGAATCGGCGATTGCTTCGGTGCCTGCGACGACTGCTCCGGCAGCCGCTGCGGCCGGTAGCGATCTGATCACCGATCACGAGTTCGAATCACTGCTCGACGATCTGCATGGCAAAGGCAAGTTCACTGACGTTGCCACCGGTGCCGTCGTGACCGCCGGCAATGCTTCGGCGGTTGCAGCGCCTGCCGCCAAGGCCCCGGCCGCTGCGGCAAAACCTGCCGCAAAAGCGCCTGAGCCGAAAGCCGAACCGGCCAAACCGGCTGCCGCTGCCGCACCGGCTCCGGCCCGTGCTCCGGCGACTCCGCCACCGGAAAAACCGGCGAGCGAAGCCGAGACCACCGTTCGCGTTGATACCGCGCGTCTCGACGAAATCATGAACATGGTCGGCGAACTGGTGCTGGTGCGTAACCGTCTGGTGCGCCTGGGCCTGAACAGCGGCGACGAGTCGATGCAGAAGGCCGTGTCGAACCTCGACGTGGTTACCGCCGACCTGCAGACCGCCGTCATGAAGACCCGGATGCAGCCGATCAAGAAAGTCTTCGGCCGCTTCCCGCGTCTGGTTCGCGATCTGGCACGCCAGCTCAAGAAAGAGATCAACCTGGAACTGGTGGGCGAAGAGACCGACCTCGACAAGAACCTCGTCGAGGCGCTGGCCGACCCGCTGGTCCACTTGGTGCGCAACGCGGTCGACCACGGCATCGAGTCGCCGGAAGAACGCGAAGCCTCGGGCAAGGCCCGTGGCGGCAAGGTGATCCTGGCGGCCGAGCAGGAAGGCGACCACATCCTGCTGTCGATCTCCGACGACGGCAAAGGCATGGACCCGAACGTCCTGCGCGCCATCGCCGTGAAACGCGGTGTGATGGACAAGGATGCCGCCGATCGCCTGAGCGACACCGAGTGCTACAACCTGATTTTCGCCCCGGGTTTCTCGACCAAGACCGAGATCTCCGACGTGTCCGGCCGCGGTGTCGGCATGGACGTGGTGAAGACCAAGATTTCCCAGCTCAACGGTTCGATCAACATCTACTCGACCAAGGGCCAGGGCTCGAAGATCGTCATCAAGGTGCCGCTGACGCTGGCGATCATGCCGACCCTGATGGTGATGCTCGGCAATCAGGCGTTCGCGTTCCCGCTGGTGAACGTCAACGAAATCTTCCACCTCGACCTGTCGACCACCAACGTGGTGGACGGCCAGGAAGTGGTGATCGTGCGGGACAAGGCGCTGCCATTGTTCTACCTCAAGCGCTGGCTGGTCAGCTCCGCCGCTCACGAAGAGCAGCGCGAAGGCCATGTGGTGATCCTTTCGGTGGGCACCCAGCGGATCGGCTTCGTCGTCGATCAACTGGTCGGCCAGGAAGAAGTGGTCATCAAGCCATTGGGCAAGATGCTCCAGGGAACTCCGGGCATGTCCGGCGCCACCATCACCGGTGACGGCCGCATTGCACTGATTCTCGATGTTCCGAGCATGCTCAAGCGTTACGCCGCACGGCGTATTTGA